The following proteins are co-located in the Diaphorobacter sp. HDW4B genome:
- a CDS encoding branched-chain amino acid ABC transporter permease, which produces MITSKSMPADARTRSFGWIIPLACAVVLALLAPMWSSYLSDLVVKIMILSIFALSLQLLVGGTGLVSLGHAAFLGIGAYATVLASSPEGGNFLVLLLAALVASGLSAAFIGAFSMRTKGIYFIMVTLAFAQLAYFVFHDTSVGGGSDGIYLMVRPAIGALDMESSRTQYYVVLGALVLVYALLAMIGRSRFGAALAGIRVNEQRMRAAGFATYWYKLAAFVIAGMLAGTAGFLLAARDGVVNPELLAWHHSGEVLLMVILGGIGSLRGAVIGTVTFVLLKELLSTHALVGNLADHWQLTLGISIIVLVALLPKGVMGIGEQLARKKKQAGGAAHG; this is translated from the coding sequence ATGATCACATCGAAAAGCATGCCCGCCGATGCACGCACGCGCTCCTTCGGCTGGATCATTCCACTGGCCTGCGCCGTGGTGCTTGCGCTGCTGGCACCGATGTGGTCTTCATATCTTTCCGATCTGGTCGTGAAGATCATGATCCTCTCCATCTTCGCGCTGAGCCTGCAATTGCTGGTGGGCGGAACGGGGCTGGTGAGCCTCGGCCACGCGGCGTTTCTCGGCATCGGTGCCTATGCCACCGTGCTGGCCTCATCGCCCGAAGGCGGCAATTTTCTGGTGCTGCTGCTCGCGGCGCTGGTGGCAAGCGGTTTGAGCGCGGCCTTCATCGGCGCGTTCAGCATGCGCACCAAGGGCATCTACTTCATCATGGTGACGCTCGCGTTCGCGCAGCTTGCGTACTTTGTTTTTCACGACACCTCGGTCGGCGGCGGCAGTGACGGCATCTATCTGATGGTGCGCCCCGCCATCGGCGCGCTCGACATGGAAAGCAGCCGCACGCAGTACTACGTGGTGCTTGGCGCGCTGGTGCTGGTCTACGCGCTGCTCGCGATGATCGGCCGCTCGCGTTTTGGCGCAGCCCTTGCAGGCATTCGCGTGAACGAGCAGCGCATGCGCGCGGCAGGCTTTGCGACCTACTGGTACAAGCTCGCGGCGTTCGTGATCGCAGGCATGCTTGCCGGAACTGCAGGCTTTCTGCTGGCCGCGCGCGATGGCGTGGTCAACCCGGAACTGCTGGCCTGGCATCACTCGGGCGAGGTGCTGCTGATGGTGATTCTGGGCGGCATCGGTTCGCTGCGCGGTGCGGTCATCGGCACGGTCACGTTTGTGCTGCTCAAGGAACTGCTTTCCACACACGCGCTGGTCGGCAATCTGGCCGATCACTGGCAGCTCACGCTGGGCATTTCCATCATCGTGCTCGTGGCCTTGCTGCCCAAGGGCGTGATGGGAATCGGCGAGCAGTTGGCAAGAAAGAAGAAGCAGGCAGGAGGAGCCGCACATGGCTGA
- a CDS encoding ABC transporter ATP-binding protein — MAESPSTSPFASKLAVRGLTRMFGGLIAVNNVNLDLHVGEVHAVIGTNGAGKSTLINMLSGEIAASSGTIALDGQDVTQMSQPRRAKAGIGRSYQRTTIFPEFSVLENCRLTAQAQAHPRPWHIWQSARGCMLSNERAKAALARAGLLQHQHAQAGSLSHGAKRQLEVAMCLSTEPQVLLLDEPLAGMGAEETERMLQLLQELKTGHAVLLVEHDMDAVFRIADRITVMVNGSVVASGTPDQIRVDPIVRTAYLGEEQAHG; from the coding sequence ATGGCTGAATCTCCATCGACATCACCATTCGCATCCAAGCTCGCGGTGCGCGGCCTCACGCGCATGTTCGGTGGTCTCATTGCCGTCAACAACGTGAACCTCGATCTGCATGTGGGCGAGGTGCACGCCGTCATCGGCACCAACGGCGCGGGCAAGTCCACGCTGATCAACATGCTCTCGGGCGAGATAGCCGCGAGCAGCGGCACGATTGCGCTCGACGGGCAGGACGTGACGCAAATGTCGCAGCCGCGCCGCGCCAAAGCGGGCATCGGCCGCAGCTACCAGCGCACCACCATCTTTCCCGAATTCTCGGTGCTCGAAAACTGCCGCCTCACCGCGCAGGCGCAGGCCCATCCAAGGCCATGGCACATCTGGCAATCGGCGCGCGGTTGCATGTTGAGCAACGAACGGGCCAAGGCCGCGTTGGCGCGCGCGGGTCTGCTGCAGCATCAACACGCGCAAGCTGGCAGCTTGAGCCACGGCGCGAAGCGGCAGCTTGAAGTGGCAATGTGCCTGTCCACGGAACCGCAAGTCTTGTTGCTCGACGAACCGCTCGCAGGCATGGGCGCAGAGGAGACCGAACGCATGCTGCAACTGCTGCAGGAACTCAAGACCGGCCACGCCGTGCTGCTGGTCGAGCACGACATGGATGCCGTGTTCCGCATTGCCGACCGCATCACCGTGATGGTCAACGGCAGCGTGGTGGCGAGCGGAACGCCCGATCAGATTCGCGTCGATCCCATCGTGCGCACCGCGTATCTTGGAGAGGAGCAGGCGCATGGCTGA
- a CDS encoding branched-chain amino acid ABC transporter permease codes for MDLATFLVQCLNSVQYGLLLFLLSSGLTLIFGIMGVINLAHGSFYMIGAYMAFALAPYLGQHFITMLLVGVVLAVVLGYLLEWAFFSFLYERDHLQQVLMTFGLILVFEELRAILVGNDVHGVQPPEWLAGSFSLLGMMSYPWYRVFATVVCLIVAAAMYWMVNRTRLGMMVRAGASNRDMVRGLGIDIKRLYRIVFAMGVALAALAGMIAAPMASVYPNMGSSVLIICFVVVVIGGIGSITGALVASLLVGFVDTFGKVFFQELSGMSVYLLMAIILVWRPEGLMGKRS; via the coding sequence GTGGATCTTGCGACTTTTCTGGTGCAGTGCCTGAACTCGGTTCAGTACGGGCTGCTGCTGTTCCTGCTGTCTTCGGGCCTGACGCTGATCTTCGGCATCATGGGCGTGATCAATCTGGCCCACGGCAGCTTCTACATGATCGGCGCGTACATGGCGTTCGCGCTCGCGCCGTATCTGGGACAGCACTTCATCACCATGCTGCTGGTCGGCGTGGTGCTGGCCGTGGTGCTGGGCTATCTGCTCGAATGGGCGTTCTTCAGCTTTCTGTATGAGCGCGACCATCTGCAGCAGGTGCTGATGACCTTCGGCCTGATCCTCGTGTTCGAGGAACTGCGCGCGATTCTCGTCGGCAACGATGTGCATGGCGTGCAGCCGCCCGAATGGCTGGCGGGCAGCTTCTCGCTGCTCGGCATGATGAGCTACCCGTGGTATCGGGTGTTCGCCACCGTTGTCTGCCTGATCGTGGCCGCTGCCATGTACTGGATGGTCAACCGCACGCGCCTTGGCATGATGGTGCGCGCCGGTGCCAGCAACCGCGACATGGTGCGCGGCCTCGGCATCGACATCAAGCGGCTGTACCGCATCGTCTTCGCGATGGGTGTGGCGCTCGCCGCGCTGGCCGGCATGATTGCCGCGCCCATGGCATCGGTCTACCCGAACATGGGTTCGAGCGTGCTCATCATCTGCTTTGTGGTGGTGGTCATCGGAGGCATCGGCTCCATCACAGGCGCGCTCGTCGCATCGCTGCTGGTGGGCTTTGTCGATACCTTCGGCAAGGTGTTCTTTCAGGAATTGAGCGGCATGAGCGTCTATCTGCTCATGGCCATCATTCTGGTGTGGCGGCCCGAAGGCCTGATGGGCAAGAGGAGCTGA
- a CDS encoding ABC transporter substrate-binding protein → MNEFGPAGVLDGLSRRQFLASAAVAGTAAAAFSPLPVLSQPRKITFAWSQASFCQVPVPIALERGFFEKNGLQVEVLNWGGAADQLLEALATGKAEVGVGLIHRWVKPLEAGLDVKLVGSVHGGCLRLVGVNAAGVTQDVKTLKGKVIGVADLNAPAKQFYSIHLAKKGINVDKDVEWRVYPADLLDVAVKKGEVHAIADGDPNLYLIEKRNPGVFTELGNSAKGEYAEKICCVLGAGGKFAREDKKHVAGVVRALAQASQYVAENPNESARIFAKYTPKFEVDDLQKLLAELTYKHHPAGSNLRDEVRDFAADFRSAGILKKSTDPVRFANHVSLDVLS, encoded by the coding sequence ATGAACGAATTCGGTCCCGCGGGGGTGCTTGATGGCCTGAGCCGTCGCCAGTTTCTCGCCAGCGCTGCTGTGGCTGGTACGGCCGCTGCCGCTTTTTCGCCGCTGCCCGTGCTGTCGCAGCCACGCAAGATCACGTTTGCCTGGAGCCAGGCGAGCTTCTGCCAGGTGCCGGTGCCGATTGCGCTGGAGCGTGGCTTCTTTGAAAAGAACGGCCTGCAGGTCGAGGTGCTGAACTGGGGCGGCGCGGCAGATCAACTGCTGGAAGCGCTGGCAACCGGCAAGGCGGAAGTCGGCGTGGGCCTGATTCACCGCTGGGTGAAGCCGCTCGAAGCGGGCCTCGATGTGAAGCTGGTGGGCAGCGTGCACGGCGGCTGCTTGCGCTTGGTCGGTGTGAATGCTGCAGGCGTCACGCAGGATGTGAAAACGCTCAAAGGCAAGGTGATTGGCGTGGCCGATCTGAACGCGCCTGCCAAGCAGTTCTACAGCATTCATTTGGCCAAGAAGGGCATCAATGTGGACAAGGATGTCGAGTGGCGCGTCTACCCGGCCGACTTGCTGGATGTGGCGGTGAAGAAGGGCGAGGTCCACGCGATTGCGGACGGCGACCCGAACCTTTATCTCATCGAAAAGCGTAACCCCGGCGTGTTCACCGAACTGGGCAACAGTGCCAAGGGTGAATATGCAGAGAAGATTTGCTGCGTGCTCGGCGCTGGCGGCAAGTTTGCGCGCGAGGACAAGAAACATGTGGCGGGCGTGGTGCGCGCGCTGGCACAGGCATCGCAATACGTGGCCGAGAATCCGAACGAATCGGCGCGCATCTTCGCCAAGTACACGCCCAAGTTCGAGGTCGACGATCTGCAGAAACTGCTGGCCGAGCTGACCTACAAGCACCACCCCGCAGGCAGCAATCTGCGTGACGAGGTGCGCGACTTTGCTGCCGACTTCCGCTCGGCGGGCATTCTCAAGAAGAGCACCGATCCGGTGCGCTTTGCCAACCATGTTTCGCTGGATGTGCTGTCATGA
- a CDS encoding OsmC family protein, translated as MSLNDYLSHKRSAVLARDERIAKGKAEAHTLQAHVTAEGRSGVRRLRIREHQIISDSPYDFAGFNLGPSSPELQLGVLGTCVTHIFEIQAAKLQVPLDSLEVKVQGRIDPRAGHPGHESTPIWPHDIRYDVQVQTSASDEQLAELFEAVERNCPILNLLRNPQHIEGRVVRVGGDTQTPTKKEAVAA; from the coding sequence ATGAGCCTCAACGACTACCTCTCCCACAAGCGCAGCGCCGTTCTGGCACGCGATGAACGCATTGCCAAGGGCAAGGCCGAAGCGCACACGCTGCAGGCCCATGTCACCGCAGAAGGCCGCAGCGGCGTGCGCCGCCTGCGCATTCGCGAGCACCAGATCATCAGCGACAGCCCTTATGACTTTGCGGGTTTCAACCTCGGCCCTTCGTCGCCCGAGTTGCAGTTGGGTGTGCTCGGCACCTGCGTCACCCATATCTTCGAGATTCAGGCAGCCAAGCTGCAGGTGCCGCTCGACAGCCTGGAAGTGAAGGTGCAAGGCCGCATCGATCCACGCGCAGGTCACCCCGGTCACGAGTCCACTCCCATCTGGCCGCACGACATTCGCTACGACGTGCAGGTGCAGACCTCGGCAAGCGATGAACAACTGGCCGAGCTGTTCGAAGCCGTCGAACGCAACTGCCCCATCCTCAATCTGCTGCGCAACCCGCAGCACATCGAAGGCCGTGTCGTGCGCGTTGGTGGCGATACGCAAACACCAACAAAGAAGGAAGCGGTGGCAGCATGA
- a CDS encoding ABC transporter substrate-binding protein — MTKTVWKLNSLKGALTLATLAALSGPVLAQEKIKVGFMLPASGTFAALGVAIENGFRMYVGEQGGKLAGREIEYFKVDDESDPARATDNVNRLIKRDKVDVIVGTVHSGVAMAMARAAKESNTILIVPNAGADAVTGPMCGPTIFRSSFSNWQTAYPMGVVAAKQENKKNAMTITWKYAAGEEAVAGFKEGFEKNGGKVHKQLTLPFPNVEFQALLTEIAAAKPDAVFAFFAGAGAVKFVKDYHAAGLSKTIPLYGPGFLTDGTLDAQGEAAQGMLTTLHYADELGTERDKVFRTNYAKSYKLMPDVYAVQGYDAAQMLAVGLKAAGGDVSKKDVFRAAVEKATIASPRGDFTLSKAHNPVQDIYLRKVEGKENKKLGVAVKGLADPARGCKL; from the coding sequence ATGACCAAGACCGTATGGAAGTTGAACAGTCTGAAGGGCGCACTGACCCTGGCCACGCTGGCGGCCTTGAGCGGCCCGGTGCTTGCGCAAGAGAAGATCAAGGTCGGCTTCATGCTGCCCGCCAGCGGCACCTTTGCGGCGCTGGGCGTGGCCATCGAGAACGGCTTTCGCATGTACGTGGGCGAGCAGGGTGGCAAGCTGGCCGGGCGCGAGATCGAGTACTTCAAGGTCGATGACGAGTCCGATCCCGCCAGGGCCACCGACAACGTCAATCGCCTGATCAAGCGCGACAAGGTCGATGTGATCGTCGGCACCGTGCACTCGGGCGTGGCGATGGCGATGGCGCGCGCGGCCAAGGAAAGCAACACGATTCTGATCGTGCCCAACGCCGGAGCCGACGCGGTGACCGGGCCGATGTGCGGGCCGACCATCTTCCGTTCGTCGTTCAGCAACTGGCAGACCGCCTACCCGATGGGCGTGGTCGCCGCCAAGCAGGAAAACAAGAAGAACGCGATGACCATCACCTGGAAATATGCGGCGGGTGAAGAGGCGGTGGCGGGCTTCAAGGAAGGCTTTGAAAAGAACGGCGGCAAGGTCCACAAGCAGCTCACGCTGCCGTTCCCGAACGTGGAGTTCCAGGCGCTGCTCACCGAGATCGCGGCGGCCAAACCCGATGCGGTGTTCGCGTTCTTCGCGGGCGCGGGCGCGGTCAAGTTCGTGAAGGATTACCACGCGGCGGGTCTGTCGAAAACCATTCCGCTGTACGGCCCCGGCTTCCTCACCGATGGCACGCTGGATGCGCAGGGCGAGGCCGCGCAAGGCATGCTGACCACGCTGCATTACGCCGATGAACTGGGCACGGAGCGCGACAAGGTGTTCCGCACCAACTACGCCAAGTCGTACAAGCTGATGCCCGACGTGTATGCCGTGCAGGGCTACGACGCCGCGCAGATGCTGGCCGTGGGCCTGAAGGCCGCGGGTGGCGATGTGAGCAAGAAGGACGTGTTCCGCGCCGCCGTGGAAAAGGCCACCATCGCCAGCCCGCGCGGCGATTTCACGCTGAGCAAGGCGCACAACCCGGTGCAGGACATCTATCTGCGCAAGGTCGAGGGCAAGGAAAACAAGAAGCTCGGCGTGGCCGTGAAGGGGCTGGCCGATCCGGCGCGCGGCTGCAAGCTCTGA
- a CDS encoding ABC transporter permease: MSSVQVTFPIAGAPTQVQKSSTPAPAAVPVQKATAPRASGITFWTRGGLAAAAWLGLAALTAFWPNKEIGFSDWAYTQEFAIAAAGVAVLLLAISFAGERLGKFFQWLQPAGSWLVAGAVLLAIWQVLTAKTGALPPPFFAPPQSLFEVYIDDASRLGLSVAHSLRLLVNGIVIGAVVGFVTGVWVGWSRVAGYWVHPLLRFLGPVPASALLPLAFFFAPSSYSAAVFLIALATFFPVAVLTWSGVANVNKSYYDVARTLGASSWFLVLRVAIPAALPQVFVGLFMGLGAAFSVLITAEMMGVKAGLGWYLQWAQGWAAYANMYGALLVMAVLCSGLITLLFTLRDRVLVWQKGTVKW, from the coding sequence ATGAGTAGCGTGCAAGTCACCTTCCCGATTGCGGGCGCGCCCACGCAGGTGCAGAAGTCTTCGACACCAGCACCAGCGGCAGTGCCAGTGCAGAAAGCCACCGCACCTCGTGCATCGGGCATCACGTTCTGGACACGCGGTGGATTGGCTGCCGCAGCGTGGCTCGGTCTGGCTGCGCTCACGGCGTTCTGGCCCAACAAGGAGATCGGTTTCAGCGACTGGGCCTACACGCAGGAGTTCGCCATTGCGGCGGCGGGCGTGGCCGTGTTGCTGCTGGCGATTTCGTTTGCCGGCGAGCGGCTGGGCAAGTTCTTTCAGTGGCTCCAACCTGCGGGCTCGTGGCTGGTGGCGGGCGCTGTGCTGCTCGCCATCTGGCAGGTGCTGACGGCGAAAACGGGTGCGTTGCCGCCGCCGTTTTTCGCGCCACCGCAAAGCCTGTTCGAGGTCTATATCGATGACGCCAGTCGTCTTGGTTTGTCGGTCGCGCATTCGCTGCGTTTGCTGGTCAACGGAATCGTCATTGGTGCGGTGGTTGGCTTTGTGACGGGCGTGTGGGTGGGCTGGTCGCGCGTTGCGGGCTATTGGGTGCATCCGCTGCTGCGCTTCCTGGGGCCCGTGCCTGCGTCGGCATTGCTGCCGCTGGCGTTCTTCTTCGCTCCTTCGAGCTACAGCGCAGCGGTGTTTCTGATCGCGCTGGCCACGTTCTTTCCGGTGGCGGTGCTGACATGGTCGGGCGTTGCCAATGTCAACAAGAGCTACTACGACGTGGCTCGTACCTTGGGCGCATCAAGCTGGTTTCTGGTGCTGCGCGTTGCGATTCCGGCTGCATTGCCGCAGGTTTTTGTGGGCTTGTTCATGGGCTTGGGCGCGGCGTTCTCGGTGCTCATCACTGCAGAAATGATGGGCGTGAAAGCGGGGCTTGGCTGGTATCTGCAATGGGCGCAGGGCTGGGCTGCATACGCCAACATGTATGGCGCGCTGCTGGTAATGGCGGTGTTGTGCTCGGGCTTGATCACGCTGCTGTTCACCTTGCGTGATCGCGTGCTGGTCTGGCAGAAAGGAACCGTGAAATGGTGA
- a CDS encoding ABC transporter ATP-binding protein, with protein sequence MFDIQDLHTYYGDSHILHGVSLAIPRGKAVGLLGRNGMGKTTLIRTLMGYVRPRSGTVHCDGKSVTAAPPEKMARLGIGYVPEGRGVFPNLTVKENLLMSARAGLNGERNWTYERVLDTFPRLKERWNNGGNQLSGGEQQMVSIGRALMTNPRLMILDEATEGLAPLVVAEIWRVIAEIRSTGISTLIVDRDYRKVLANTDHAVVMEKGRLVVSQDSAQLHADPERLAQLLGV encoded by the coding sequence ATGTTCGATATCCAGGACCTGCACACCTACTACGGCGACAGCCACATCCTGCATGGCGTGAGCCTTGCGATTCCGCGCGGCAAGGCGGTCGGTCTGCTGGGCCGCAACGGCATGGGCAAGACCACACTGATCCGCACGCTCATGGGCTACGTGCGACCGCGTTCGGGCACCGTGCATTGCGATGGCAAGAGCGTGACCGCTGCGCCTCCCGAAAAGATGGCGCGGCTGGGCATTGGCTACGTGCCGGAAGGGCGCGGCGTGTTCCCCAATCTCACGGTGAAGGAAAACCTGTTGATGAGCGCGCGCGCCGGTTTGAATGGCGAACGGAACTGGACGTACGAACGCGTGCTCGACACCTTTCCGCGTTTGAAGGAGCGCTGGAACAACGGCGGCAATCAGCTCTCGGGCGGTGAGCAGCAGATGGTGTCGATTGGCCGCGCGCTCATGACCAATCCGCGCCTGATGATTCTGGATGAAGCGACCGAAGGCCTCGCGCCGCTGGTGGTGGCGGAGATCTGGCGCGTGATTGCCGAGATCCGCAGCACCGGCATTTCCACGCTGATCGTGGACCGCGACTACCGCAAGGTGCTGGCGAACACGGACCACGCGGTGGTCATGGAAAAGGGCAGGCTGGTGGTGTCGCAAGACTCCGCGCAACTGCATGCCGATCCCGAGCGACTGGCGCAGTTGCTTGGCGTTTGA
- a CDS encoding O-acetylhomoserine aminocarboxypropyltransferase/cysteine synthase family protein, giving the protein MSDNTAPPWHADTIVLHAGYNGHDHQRSAAVPIYQTTSFLFENAQQGADLFDLEEEGHIYARTGNPTQTVLEERIAQLEGGTAALAVASGMAAIDMAIATLAQAGDHIVVASQLYGGTQNLIAHVLKARGITSTLVHRNELGQLEKAFTPQTKAVFVESVANPSGNIADLDAIAAQAHAHGIAVIVDNTSATPLLIRPFDHGADVVVHSATKYIGGHGNAIGGVIVDGGRFDWAQHRERYPQFTTPEPAFHHFVITEKFPDFPFVARTRTVVLRNSGASLAALSSFLLLQGLETLPLRLDRISSNTRELLDFLVQHPQVSHVSHVTLTTHPDHAHARRYLRGKHVPGLISFELYGGRDAARRFYDALKLFQRLVNIGDSKSLAAIPAETTHHLLTDDELQQAGIAPGAVRLSVGIEHPDDLISDLRQALQHAEVERTSPSHFTTKTLALEEHP; this is encoded by the coding sequence ATGAGCGACAACACAGCACCTCCATGGCACGCGGACACCATCGTGCTGCACGCGGGCTACAACGGCCACGATCACCAGCGCAGCGCGGCCGTGCCCATCTACCAGACAACGTCGTTTCTGTTCGAGAACGCGCAGCAGGGTGCCGACCTGTTCGACCTCGAAGAAGAAGGCCACATCTACGCACGCACCGGCAACCCCACGCAGACCGTGCTCGAAGAACGCATTGCGCAGCTTGAAGGCGGCACGGCGGCCCTCGCCGTGGCCTCGGGCATGGCGGCCATCGACATGGCGATTGCAACGCTGGCGCAGGCGGGTGACCACATCGTCGTCGCATCGCAACTCTACGGCGGCACGCAGAACCTGATCGCCCATGTGCTCAAGGCGCGCGGCATCACCAGCACGCTGGTGCATCGCAATGAACTGGGCCAGCTGGAGAAGGCCTTCACGCCGCAGACCAAGGCGGTGTTCGTGGAGTCGGTCGCCAACCCATCGGGCAACATCGCCGACCTCGACGCGATTGCCGCGCAGGCCCATGCGCATGGCATTGCCGTCATCGTGGACAACACCAGCGCCACGCCGCTCTTGATCCGTCCGTTCGATCATGGTGCGGACGTGGTCGTGCATTCCGCGACCAAATACATCGGCGGGCATGGCAACGCGATTGGCGGTGTGATCGTCGATGGTGGGCGCTTCGATTGGGCCCAGCACCGCGAGCGCTATCCGCAGTTCACCACACCCGAGCCCGCGTTCCACCACTTCGTGATCACCGAGAAGTTTCCGGACTTCCCGTTCGTCGCGCGCACCCGCACCGTGGTGCTGCGCAACAGCGGCGCATCGCTGGCGGCACTGTCTTCGTTCCTGTTGCTGCAAGGGCTGGAAACGCTGCCGCTGCGGCTTGATCGCATCAGCAGCAACACACGCGAACTGCTCGACTTTCTCGTGCAACATCCGCAGGTTTCGCATGTCAGCCATGTGACGCTGACCACGCATCCCGATCACGCGCACGCGCGTCGTTATCTGCGCGGCAAGCATGTGCCGGGATTGATCTCGTTCGAACTTTACGGCGGGCGCGATGCGGCACGCAGGTTCTACGATGCGCTCAAGCTGTTCCAGCGCCTCGTCAACATCGGCGACAGCAAATCGCTGGCAGCGATTCCCGCGGAGACCACGCACCACCTGCTCACCGATGACGAGTTGCAGCAAGCGGGCATCGCACCCGGAGCGGTGCGGCTGTCGGTGGGCATCGAGCATCCCGACGATCTGATTTCCGATCTGCGCCAGGCGCTGCAGCATGCAGAAGTCGAACGCACATCGCCTTCACATTTCACGACTAAAACACTTGCACTGGAGGAACACCCATGA
- a CDS encoding isopenicillin N synthase family oxygenase, which yields MSASALAIAETLDDESTALPVIDLSELDAPENRAEFHQRLARIACDTGFFYLEGHGIDVAQIRELERLTRETFKLSAEAKDRIAIRNTPHFRGYTGVGGEITRLKPDLREQLDFGEELPAVTSTDPNHPIWWSLQGPNQWPVELPELKPAVLDWLDKTRAVAERLLSAFLVALGQEPDALDELIGTPRNHRLKIIHYPGQPQGQSDQGVGAHKDGGLLTLLLQDDVGGLQVLGQNGWIDVPPRKNAFVINIGEMLELATNGYLRANVHRVVSPSNGADRYSIAYFFTPSLNAQEVPLLALSDELANQATGPESDPDNPLFRHIGTNALKGRIRSHLDVAERFYPEQFAQLKAQAAAHGRPLQASTY from the coding sequence ATGAGCGCGTCCGCATTGGCGATTGCCGAAACTCTGGATGACGAAAGCACGGCGCTGCCGGTCATCGACTTGTCGGAACTCGACGCGCCGGAAAATCGCGCGGAGTTCCACCAGCGCCTCGCACGCATTGCGTGCGACACGGGCTTCTTCTATCTCGAAGGCCACGGCATCGACGTGGCGCAGATCCGCGAACTCGAACGCCTCACGCGCGAGACTTTCAAACTCTCCGCAGAAGCCAAGGACCGCATCGCCATTCGCAACACGCCGCACTTTCGCGGCTACACCGGCGTGGGTGGCGAGATCACGCGGCTCAAGCCCGATCTGCGCGAGCAACTCGACTTTGGCGAAGAGCTTCCGGCGGTCACCTCAACCGACCCCAACCATCCGATCTGGTGGAGCCTGCAAGGCCCGAACCAATGGCCCGTCGAGCTGCCCGAACTGAAACCCGCCGTGCTCGACTGGTTGGACAAAACCCGCGCAGTAGCGGAACGTTTGCTCAGCGCCTTTCTCGTCGCGCTCGGCCAGGAGCCCGATGCGCTTGACGAGCTGATCGGCACGCCGCGCAACCATAGACTCAAGATCATTCACTACCCCGGTCAGCCGCAAGGCCAGTCCGATCAGGGCGTGGGCGCACACAAGGATGGCGGGCTGCTCACATTGCTGCTGCAAGATGACGTGGGCGGGCTGCAGGTGCTGGGGCAGAACGGATGGATCGATGTGCCGCCGCGCAAGAACGCCTTCGTCATCAACATCGGGGAGATGCTGGAACTGGCCACCAACGGCTATCTGCGCGCCAATGTGCACCGCGTGGTCTCGCCCAGCAATGGCGCGGATCGCTACTCGATTGCCTACTTCTTCACGCCCAGTCTGAATGCGCAGGAAGTGCCGCTGCTCGCGCTGTCCGACGAGCTGGCGAACCAAGCGACCGGACCCGAGAGCGATCCCGACAATCCGCTGTTTCGCCACATCGGCACCAACGCGCTCAAGGGCCGCATCCGCTCGCATCTGGACGTGGCCGAGCGCTTCTATCCCGAGCAGTTTGCGCAGCTCAAGGCGCAGGCGGCGGCGCATGGCAGACCGCTGCAGGCTTCTACATATTGA